The following is a genomic window from Paenibacillus sp. FSL R5-0766.
GTGGCCTGGGAAGGCATGAACATCATCAACGACCAGGGTACGTTTTTCGGCAGCAGATGTGCCGCATACACCACGTCCCAATGGAATTCGGATACAGGCAGGCAGTCCTTGGAATGGCCCGAGGACCAGTTCTTTTCCATCATACAGATAGAAGCCGACCCAATTGGTGTCGGTCATAAATACATTGAGCAGCGCAGCAGCGTTGGCCAGATTGGCAATCGCACTAGGTTCATCGCGGATCAGAGCACTTAACTGTCCCAGGACGGCGGTGTGCTGCTCACTTCGTGTTCCTTCATAGGAAACAGCTTGAAACATGGTAAATCACCCTCCCGAGCAAAATGGTACTTATTTTCAAGATAGTGCAGAGGATGCGGTTAGTCAAGCGGAGGATTTCGGAAAGGGAAGGGAATACCTGAAGAATCCTCCTGTTTCTCAGCTTCTTACGTGGGGTAATTACTTAGCAACCACGGAGGGCTATAACCCGGGAAGGAGCTTGGCTTATGCATGCAGAGGTACAGAATCTTTTTGTACGGATTCATCTACTATATTTCGCGCAAAATCAGGATTTGAACGTTAGCGAGGCATTACCCCTATTGGAAGAACGGGGCTATCGCGTTGGAGAGCGGGAGATCAAGCAGGAGCTTGAACACCTGACACAGGAGAATTTCCTGACCGCCCACGGGGACCAATGGAGCCTGACCGGGACTGGCATCGAAGAATTCAAGGAAATCACGGCTGTGTTTGGCCGGGTTAGCGATGAATTACTGGGGAAGGGCAAGAAAACGTCCAAAGCTTAAAATTCATTAGGACAAGCCATGATTCCATAATTCACTCAAACTTGAATTGTTCCATACGTACAACAAGACCGGGAGCGAAATTGGCCCGGTTTTTTGACGTGTGTCCATGACTGAACAGTTGCCATTCGGCGCAGGTTATGATTAGATGACTAGTGAATATTATGGTCTGCGGAGATAGATCGGATCGGAGTGTCTTTATATGTATAAATGCAAAGGAAGAATTCCCGAAATGGAGACTGCGCGGCTTCGTCTGCGTAAAATGCGTCGCCGGGATGCGGCCCAGATGTTCGCATGCTGGTCAGATCGCGAGGTGACCCGTTACATGAATCTTGCACCCATGATTGGGACAAGCGAAGCGGCGGACATGATTGGACTGCTCAACCAAATGGCAGGAGAAGAGAATGCGATCCGCTGGGGGATCGAACTCAAAGAAACAGGCAAGCTCATCGGCAGCTGTGGCTTTAACACATGGCAGCTTGAAGGCGCATTCCGAGGTGAGATCGGTTATGAGCTGGGACGTGATTATTGGCGCCGCGGTTATATGACGGAGGCTTTCTCCGCATTGCTGCCCTTCGGGTATGAGACCATGGGTCTTAATCGAATTGAAGCGCTGGTTGATCCGCGTAATCTGGCGTCTGGCGAGTTCCTGACAAACCGCGGCTTCACGCGAGAAGGGTTGCTGCGACAGGTGCAACATACGTCCACCGGATACAAGGATATGGTGATGTATTCCATGCTGTATGATGAGTTCCTTCGCAAGCGAGGTAAATAAAAGAGACAATATATAATTGTTTTTAATTTTACACGTAAACGAAGAAACAGAACAAAGCTGGAGAAGCGAAGCGATCGCCTTTATCACCGGATTTCTCCTTTAGAGAGGAGAAGAAAAAAATCTGGGGATAACAGCGATCGGAAGCTTGTTCTGGTTCGTAGTAGATGTGTAAATTAACGTACCAATTATATAGAGAAACGAAGAGAGAAGGGTTTGTGTGAATGCAACCGGAGGTTTAAAGCGCAGTTTCATCTTGACGGGGCTGTTGCTCGCGACATTTCTGTCAGCGATTGAAGGCACCGTAATTGGTCCGGCAGGGCCGACCATTGTCAGTGAGCTGGGGAGTGTACAGCTGCTGAGCTGGATTTTCACCGCATATCTGTTGACGATGGCTGTGAGTACGCCTATTTTTGGCAAAATCAGTGACCTGTATGGACGAAAGCCTGTATTTCTGATTGGCTGTGCGTTATTTTTACTGGGTTCACTCTTGTGCTGTCTTTCGCAGAACATGGAGCAATTGATTATTTTCCGTGCTATTCAAGGGATTGGTGCGGGTGCGGTA
Proteins encoded in this region:
- a CDS encoding GAF domain-containing protein; the protein is MFQAVSYEGTRSEQHTAVLGQLSALIRDEPSAIANLANAAALLNVFMTDTNWVGFYLYDGKELVLGPFQGLPACIRIPLGRGVCGTSAAEKRTLVVDDVHAFPGHIACDAASNSEIVVPIIKNGELYGVLDIDSPIKNRFDDEDRVFLEKAVSLLTEQLEATIPL
- a CDS encoding GNAT family protein, with the translated sequence MYKCKGRIPEMETARLRLRKMRRRDAAQMFACWSDREVTRYMNLAPMIGTSEAADMIGLLNQMAGEENAIRWGIELKETGKLIGSCGFNTWQLEGAFRGEIGYELGRDYWRRGYMTEAFSALLPFGYETMGLNRIEALVDPRNLASGEFLTNRGFTREGLLRQVQHTSTGYKDMVMYSMLYDEFLRKRGK